A single window of Streptomyces griseoviridis DNA harbors:
- the ilvN gene encoding acetolactate synthase small subunit: MSKHTLSVLVENTPGILARIAALFSRRGFNIDSLAVGVTEHPDISRITIVVGVEELPLEQVTKQLNKLVNVLKIVELEPNHAVQRELVLVKVRADNETRSQIVEIVQLFRAKTVDVSPEAVTIEATGSGEKLSAMLKMLEPFGIKELVQSGTIAIGRGARSITDRSLRALDRSA, from the coding sequence ATGTCCAAGCACACGCTCTCCGTCCTGGTGGAGAACACACCGGGCATCCTGGCCCGGATCGCCGCCCTCTTCTCCCGCCGGGGCTTCAACATCGACTCGCTCGCCGTGGGCGTCACCGAGCACCCCGACATCTCCCGCATCACCATCGTGGTCGGTGTCGAGGAACTCCCCCTCGAACAGGTCACCAAGCAGCTCAACAAGCTCGTCAACGTGCTGAAGATCGTCGAGCTGGAGCCGAACCACGCCGTCCAGCGTGAACTCGTTCTGGTGAAGGTGCGCGCCGACAACGAGACCCGCTCGCAGATCGTCGAGATCGTCCAGCTGTTCCGCGCCAAGACCGTCGACGTCTCCCCGGAGGCCGTCACCATCGAGGCCACCGGCTCGGGCGAGAAGCTGTCCGCGATGCTCAAGATGCTGGAGCCGTTCGGCATCAAGGAGCTGGTCCAGTCCGGCACCATCGCCATCGGCCGCGGCGCCCGCTCCATCACCGACCGTTCGCTGCGCGCGCTCGACCGGTCCGCGTAA
- the ilvC gene encoding ketol-acid reductoisomerase, producing MAELFYDADADLSIIQGRKVAVIGYGSQGHAHALSLRDSGVDVRVGLHEGSTSKAKAEEQGLRVVSPSEAAAEADVIMILVPDPIQGQVYEEHIAPHLNDGDALFFGHGLNIRFGFIKPPAGVDVCMVAPKGPGHLVRRQYEEGRGVPCIAAVEQDATGNAFALALSYAKGIGGTRAGVIKTTFTEETETDLFGEQAVLCGGTAALVKAGFETLTEAGYQPEIAYFECLHELKLIVDLMYEGGLEKMRWSISETAEWGDYVTGPRIITDATKAEMKQILAEIQDGTFAKNWMDEYHGGLKKYNEYKKQDSEHLLETTGKQLRKLMSWVNEEA from the coding sequence GTGGCCGAGCTGTTCTACGACGCCGACGCCGACCTGTCCATCATCCAGGGCCGCAAGGTCGCGGTCATCGGATACGGCAGCCAGGGCCACGCCCACGCGCTGTCGCTGCGCGACTCGGGCGTCGACGTGCGCGTCGGCCTGCACGAGGGCTCCACGTCCAAGGCGAAGGCCGAGGAGCAGGGCCTGCGCGTGGTGAGCCCGTCCGAGGCCGCCGCCGAGGCCGACGTCATCATGATCCTCGTCCCGGACCCGATCCAGGGCCAGGTCTACGAGGAGCACATCGCCCCCCACCTCAACGACGGCGACGCCCTGTTCTTCGGCCACGGCCTGAACATCCGGTTCGGCTTCATCAAGCCGCCGGCCGGCGTGGACGTCTGCATGGTCGCCCCGAAGGGCCCCGGCCACCTGGTCCGCCGCCAGTACGAGGAGGGCCGCGGCGTTCCCTGCATCGCCGCCGTCGAGCAGGACGCCACCGGCAACGCCTTCGCGCTCGCCCTGTCCTACGCCAAGGGCATCGGCGGCACCCGGGCCGGCGTCATCAAGACGACCTTCACCGAGGAGACCGAGACCGACCTCTTCGGCGAGCAGGCCGTCCTCTGCGGTGGCACCGCGGCCCTGGTCAAGGCGGGCTTCGAGACCCTGACCGAGGCCGGCTACCAGCCGGAGATCGCCTACTTCGAGTGCCTGCACGAGCTGAAGCTGATTGTCGACCTCATGTACGAGGGCGGCCTGGAGAAGATGCGCTGGTCGATCTCCGAGACCGCCGAGTGGGGCGACTACGTCACCGGCCCGCGCATCATCACCGACGCCACCAAGGCCGAGATGAAGCAGATCCTCGCCGAGATCCAGGACGGCACCTTCGCCAAGAACTGGATGGACGAGTACCACGGCGGTCTGAAGAAGTACAACGAGTACAAGAAGCAGGACTCCGAGCACCTGCTGGAGACCACCGGCAAGCAGCTCCGCAAGCTGATGTCGTGGGTGAACGAGGAGGCCTGA
- the serA gene encoding phosphoglycerate dehydrogenase, with translation MSSKPVVLIAEELSPATVDALGPDFEIRHCNGADRAELLPAIADVDAILIRSATKVDAEAVAAAGRLKVVARAGVGLDNVDVSAATKAGVMVVNAPTSNIVTAAELACGLLLATARNIPQANAALKNGEWKRSKYTGVELAEKTLGVVGLGRIGALVAQRMSAFGMKVVAYDPYVQPARAAQMGVKVLSLDELLEVSDFITVHLPKTPETLGLIGDEALRKVKPSVRIVNAARGGIVDEEALYSALKEGRVAGAGLDVYTKEPCTDSPLFEFDQVVATPHLGASTDEAQEKAGIAVAKSVRLALAGELVPDAVNVQGGVIAEDVKPGLPLAERLGRIFTALAGEVAVRLDVEVYGEITQHDVKVLELSALKGVFEDVVAETVSYVNAPLFAQERGVEVRLTTSSEASEHRNVVTVRGTLGTGEEVSVSGTLAGPKNLQKIVAVDDYDVDLALADHMVVLRYEDRPGVVGTVGRVFGEAGINIAGMQVARSAVGGEALAVLTVDDTVAPAVLAEVGEEIGATFARSVNLV, from the coding sequence GTGAGCTCGAAACCTGTCGTACTCATCGCCGAAGAACTGTCGCCCGCCACCGTGGACGCGCTCGGGCCCGACTTCGAGATCCGGCACTGCAACGGCGCGGACCGGGCGGAGCTGCTCCCGGCCATCGCCGACGTCGACGCGATCCTGATCCGCTCCGCCACCAAGGTCGACGCGGAGGCCGTGGCCGCCGCGGGCAGGCTCAAGGTCGTCGCGCGGGCCGGCGTGGGCCTGGACAACGTCGACGTCTCCGCCGCCACCAAGGCGGGCGTGATGGTCGTCAACGCCCCGACCTCCAACATCGTCACCGCCGCCGAGCTGGCCTGCGGTCTGCTCCTGGCCACCGCCCGCAACATCCCGCAGGCCAACGCGGCGCTGAAGAACGGCGAGTGGAAGCGCAGCAAGTACACCGGTGTCGAGCTGGCCGAGAAGACCCTCGGCGTCGTCGGCCTCGGCCGCATCGGCGCGCTCGTCGCGCAGCGGATGTCCGCCTTCGGCATGAAGGTCGTCGCCTACGACCCCTACGTGCAGCCCGCGCGGGCCGCGCAGATGGGCGTCAAGGTGCTCTCCCTCGACGAGCTGCTCGAGGTCTCCGACTTCATCACCGTGCACCTGCCCAAGACCCCCGAGACCCTCGGTCTGATCGGGGACGAGGCGCTGCGCAAGGTCAAGCCGAGCGTGCGGATCGTCAACGCCGCGCGCGGCGGGATCGTCGACGAGGAGGCGCTGTACTCGGCGCTCAAGGAGGGCCGGGTCGCCGGCGCCGGGCTCGACGTCTACACCAAGGAGCCCTGCACGGACTCCCCGCTGTTCGAGTTCGACCAGGTCGTCGCCACCCCGCACCTCGGTGCCTCCACCGACGAGGCGCAGGAGAAGGCCGGTATCGCCGTCGCCAAGTCGGTCCGCCTCGCCCTCGCAGGTGAGCTGGTCCCCGACGCGGTCAACGTCCAGGGCGGGGTCATCGCCGAGGACGTCAAGCCCGGTCTGCCGCTCGCCGAGCGCCTCGGCCGGATCTTCACCGCGCTCGCCGGCGAGGTCGCGGTCCGCCTCGACGTCGAGGTGTACGGCGAGATCACCCAGCACGACGTCAAGGTGCTCGAACTGTCCGCGCTCAAGGGCGTGTTCGAGGACGTCGTCGCCGAGACGGTGTCGTACGTCAACGCCCCGCTGTTCGCGCAGGAGCGCGGCGTCGAGGTGCGGCTGACGACCAGCTCGGAGGCGTCGGAGCACCGCAACGTGGTGACGGTGCGCGGCACCCTCGGCACCGGCGAGGAGGTGTCGGTCTCCGGCACCCTGGCCGGCCCGAAGAACCTCCAGAAGATCGTCGCCGTCGACGACTACGACGTCGACCTCGCCCTCGCCGACCACATGGTGGTGCTGCGCTACGAGGACCGTCCCGGTGTCGTCGGCACCGTCGGCCGGGTCTTCGGCGAGGCGGGCATCAACATCGCCGGCATGCAGGTCGCCCGCTCGGCGGTCGGCGGCGAGGCGCTCGCCGTCCTCACCGTCGACGACACGGTCGCCCCCGCGGTGCTGGCCGAGGTCGGCGAGGAGATCGGCGCGACGTTCGCGCGCTCGGTGAACCTGGTCTGA
- a CDS encoding PucR family transcriptional regulator → MYEGTVELRENAQVTSDAAPYNYASDYQDLVDEISELLGAPATLENRDFELIAFGAYDSERDLDASWLDPVRTRSILTRRSTAAVRSWFEGFGITRATGPVRIPPTPEAGVLRGRICLPVRHRSVVLGYVWLLDDDPGPTARQLSAAMTVAARIGALLADEAQHGADLTRELRAVLTAERGWQRDMAVAELRTALGPRADALHTVVCVAPWPSADPDDAPSVRTVQGATALCTVPWGATGQCLALLLRLRSPGTPGPALAAATRLLERAAGAEQSAAPGEAPAGPPPQPPGTSAAGIGGARVGLAELGVAWTEAVAAARAALAEPRLGPIAEWSRIGPFRLLTALPPETAQDPAVGPLLSPAHRELARTAEVYLDCAGQAGRTAAELGIHRQTLYYRLSRVERLTGLDLDDGEDRLLLHMALKDARLRHLP, encoded by the coding sequence ATGTATGAAGGGACTGTCGAATTGAGGGAGAATGCCCAGGTGACGTCGGATGCCGCGCCCTACAACTACGCGAGCGACTACCAGGACCTGGTGGACGAGATCTCCGAGCTGCTCGGAGCGCCCGCGACGCTGGAGAACCGCGACTTCGAACTGATCGCGTTCGGCGCGTACGACAGCGAACGGGACCTCGACGCGTCCTGGCTCGACCCGGTGCGCACCCGCTCGATCCTCACCCGCCGCTCCACCGCCGCCGTCCGCTCCTGGTTCGAGGGGTTCGGCATCACCCGGGCGACCGGTCCGGTCCGCATCCCGCCCACCCCGGAGGCGGGCGTGCTGCGCGGACGGATCTGCCTGCCGGTACGCCATCGGAGTGTCGTCCTCGGCTACGTCTGGCTCCTGGACGACGATCCGGGGCCGACGGCGCGCCAGCTCTCCGCCGCGATGACGGTGGCCGCCAGGATCGGCGCCCTCCTCGCCGACGAGGCCCAGCACGGCGCCGACCTCACCCGCGAACTGCGCGCGGTCCTCACGGCGGAGCGGGGCTGGCAGCGGGACATGGCGGTGGCGGAGCTGCGCACCGCCCTCGGGCCGCGCGCCGACGCCCTGCACACGGTGGTCTGCGTGGCCCCCTGGCCGTCCGCCGACCCGGACGACGCCCCCTCCGTCCGCACCGTCCAGGGCGCGACGGCCCTGTGCACCGTCCCGTGGGGGGCGACCGGGCAGTGCCTGGCGCTCCTGCTGCGGCTGCGCTCCCCCGGCACCCCGGGACCGGCCCTCGCGGCGGCGACCAGGCTCCTGGAACGGGCGGCAGGCGCCGAGCAGAGCGCCGCGCCGGGCGAGGCGCCCGCCGGCCCCCCGCCGCAGCCGCCGGGAACGTCGGCCGCCGGGATCGGGGGCGCCCGGGTCGGGCTGGCCGAGCTGGGGGTGGCGTGGACGGAGGCGGTGGCCGCCGCGCGGGCCGCGCTGGCCGAACCGCGGCTCGGACCGATCGCCGAGTGGAGCCGGATCGGGCCGTTCCGGCTGCTGACGGCGCTGCCCCCCGAGACGGCCCAGGACCCGGCCGTCGGCCCCCTCCTCTCCCCCGCCCACCGCGAACTGGCCCGCACCGCCGAGGTCTACCTCGACTGCGCGGGCCAGGCCGGCCGCACCGCCGCCGAGCTGGGCATCCACCGCCAGACCCTCTACTACCGGCTGTCCCGGGTGGAGCGGCTGACCGGCCTCGACCTGGACGACGGCGAGGACCGGCTGCTGCTGCACATGGCCCTCAAGGACGCCAGGCTCCGCCACCTGCCGTGA
- a CDS encoding proline dehydrogenase family protein, with product MLGPVILAASRSDRMRRVISAAPVTKQVVDRFIPGETVDDIVPIIERLTADGLELTMDVVGEDITTPEQAAAARDAYLALIGRLKALDLGERVEMSVKLSMFGQALDGGHELALANVRPVVEAAAAIGTTVTLDAEDHTTLDSMFAIHEELRKDFPQTGCVIQSYLFRTETDARRLAASGSRVRLVKGAYKEPAEVAYQQKHEIDKAYVRVLRILMEGTGYPMIGSHDPRLISIGQELARAAGRKPGDYEFQMLYGIRGDEHLRLAAEGHRMRVYTAYGTDWYGYFMRRLAEKPANLRFFVRSMISKG from the coding sequence GTGCTGGGTCCCGTGATTCTCGCCGCGTCGCGCAGCGACCGGATGCGCCGCGTCATCTCCGCGGCCCCGGTGACCAAGCAGGTCGTCGACCGCTTCATCCCCGGTGAGACCGTCGACGACATCGTCCCGATCATCGAGCGCCTCACCGCCGACGGCCTCGAACTGACGATGGACGTCGTCGGCGAGGACATCACCACCCCGGAGCAGGCCGCCGCCGCCCGCGACGCCTACCTCGCCCTGATCGGCCGGCTCAAGGCGCTCGACCTCGGCGAGCGCGTCGAGATGTCCGTCAAGCTGTCGATGTTCGGGCAGGCCCTCGACGGCGGCCACGAGCTGGCCCTCGCCAACGTCCGGCCGGTCGTCGAGGCCGCCGCCGCGATCGGTACCACCGTCACCCTCGACGCCGAGGACCACACCACCCTCGACTCGATGTTCGCCATCCACGAGGAGCTGCGGAAGGACTTCCCGCAGACCGGCTGCGTCATCCAGTCCTACCTGTTCCGCACCGAGACCGACGCCCGCCGCCTCGCCGCGTCCGGCAGCCGGGTCCGGCTCGTCAAGGGCGCCTACAAGGAGCCCGCCGAGGTCGCCTACCAGCAGAAGCACGAGATAGACAAGGCGTACGTGCGGGTCCTGCGCATCCTGATGGAGGGAACCGGGTACCCGATGATCGGCTCCCACGACCCGCGCCTCATCAGCATCGGCCAGGAGCTGGCCCGCGCCGCCGGACGCAAGCCGGGCGACTACGAGTTCCAGATGCTCTACGGCATCCGGGGCGACGAGCACCTGCGGCTGGCCGCCGAGGGCCACCGGATGCGCGTCTACACGGCGTACGGCACCGACTGGTACGGCTACTTCATGCGCCGGCTGGCCGAGAAGCCCGCGAACCTGCGCTTCTTCGTCCGCAGCATGATCAGCAAGGGCTGA
- the pruA gene encoding L-glutamate gamma-semialdehyde dehydrogenase has translation MDAVTQVPTPVNEPVHGYAPGSPERARLEAKLKELAENPIELPMTIGGEKRLGGGETFQVVQPHHHKSVIGTGRHATTKDAKDAIDAALAAAPAWRAMAFDDRAAIILRAAELLAGPWRETIAASTMLGQSKTAQQAEIDSPCELVDFWRFNVHYARQILAEQPPANSPGVWNRMDHRPLEGFVYAITPFNFSAIAANLPTAPALMGNVVIWKPSPTQTHAAVLLMQLLEEAGLPKGVINLVTGDGIAVSEVALAHRDLAGIHFTGSTKTFQHLWKTVGNNIEKYRAYPRLVGETGGKDFVVAHPSADRAVLKTALTRGAFEYQGQKCSATSRAYIPASIWNSGFKEEFAAEVDYLTMGDVTDLSNFVGAVIDERSFAKNKAAIDRAKQDPTCTIVAGGSYDDSVGWFVRPTVVECSDPENEVFTTEYFGPFLAVHVYEDDEYDAMLTQMESVSDYALTGSVIAGDRAAAAYTMEKLRYAAGNFYINDKSTGAVVGQQPFGGGRASGTNDKAGAPQNLMRWTLTRAIKETLVAPTDYGYPHMG, from the coding sequence ATGGATGCTGTGACCCAGGTCCCCACCCCTGTCAACGAGCCGGTGCACGGCTACGCCCCCGGCTCGCCGGAGCGCGCCCGCCTTGAGGCCAAGCTGAAGGAGCTGGCCGAGAACCCGATCGAGCTGCCGATGACCATCGGCGGCGAGAAGCGGCTCGGCGGCGGTGAGACCTTCCAGGTCGTGCAGCCGCACCACCACAAGTCGGTCATCGGCACCGGCCGCCACGCCACCACCAAGGACGCGAAGGACGCGATCGACGCGGCCCTCGCCGCCGCCCCGGCCTGGCGCGCGATGGCCTTCGACGACCGCGCCGCGATCATCCTGCGGGCCGCCGAACTCCTCGCCGGGCCGTGGCGCGAGACGATCGCCGCCTCCACCATGCTCGGCCAGTCGAAGACCGCCCAGCAGGCGGAGATCGACAGCCCCTGCGAGCTGGTCGACTTCTGGCGCTTCAACGTCCACTACGCGCGCCAGATCCTCGCCGAGCAGCCCCCGGCGAACTCCCCCGGCGTGTGGAACCGCATGGACCACCGCCCGCTGGAGGGCTTCGTCTACGCGATCACGCCGTTCAACTTCAGCGCCATCGCCGCGAACCTGCCCACCGCGCCCGCCCTCATGGGCAACGTGGTGATCTGGAAGCCGTCCCCGACCCAGACCCACGCCGCGGTGCTGCTGATGCAGCTGCTGGAGGAGGCCGGGCTGCCCAAGGGCGTCATCAACCTGGTCACCGGCGACGGCATCGCCGTCTCCGAGGTCGCCCTGGCCCACCGCGACCTGGCCGGCATCCACTTCACCGGCTCGACCAAGACCTTCCAGCACCTGTGGAAGACGGTCGGCAACAACATCGAGAAGTACCGCGCCTACCCGCGCCTGGTCGGCGAGACCGGCGGCAAGGACTTCGTCGTCGCGCACCCGAGCGCCGACCGCGCCGTCCTGAAGACCGCGCTGACCCGGGGCGCCTTCGAGTACCAGGGCCAGAAGTGCTCGGCGACCTCGCGCGCCTACATCCCGGCCTCCATCTGGAACTCCGGGTTCAAGGAGGAGTTCGCGGCCGAGGTCGACTACCTGACCATGGGTGACGTCACCGACCTGTCGAACTTCGTCGGCGCCGTCATCGACGAGCGGTCCTTCGCCAAGAACAAGGCCGCCATCGACCGCGCCAAGCAGGACCCGACCTGCACGATCGTCGCGGGCGGCTCCTACGACGACTCGGTCGGGTGGTTCGTGCGCCCGACCGTCGTCGAGTGCAGCGACCCGGAGAACGAGGTCTTCACCACCGAGTACTTCGGCCCGTTCCTCGCCGTGCACGTCTACGAGGACGACGAATACGACGCGATGCTGACCCAGATGGAGTCCGTCTCCGACTACGCCCTGACCGGCTCGGTCATCGCCGGCGACCGCGCGGCGGCGGCGTACACCATGGAGAAGCTGCGCTACGCGGCGGGCAACTTCTACATCAACGACAAGTCCACCGGCGCCGTCGTCGGCCAGCAGCCCTTCGGCGGCGGCCGCGCCTCCGGCACCAACGACAAGGCGGGCGCCCCGCAGAACCTGATGCGCTGGACGCTGACCCGCGCCATCAAGGAGACGCTGGTCGCGCCGACCGACTACGGCTACCCGCACATGGGCTGA
- a CDS encoding purple acid phosphatase family protein: protein MDLPDFGIPPRLARRMSMAEQHEYLRTKLTRRRTLVTAGAVAGGLLAGCAGPGTKERQAADPKGHRPSGSPATAPASGTVHGSAVVPFGRHLAFGADPRTGMRVSWQLPLAVRKPFARIGTAPDALDRRVEAEIRDLHTPALTGVRPAFEQYYAHAAVDGLLPGTTYYYGVGHDGFDPTAAEHRAAIGSFRTAPARPESFVFTAFGDQGVSQAAAANDDVILRQKPAFHLHAGDICYADVNGQGKTSDGYDPGYWDLFLKQNEPVARTVPWMVTTGNHDMEAWYSPDGYGGQLARWSLPDTGFDPRTAPGVYAFTYGNVGFVALDANDVSWEIPANLGCSGGRQTAWLDRELTRLRAADGVDFVVVFFHHCAYSTSTHASDGGVRAAWLPLFAKHQVDLVINGHNHVYERTDAIRDGAVGRPVPIGGSTDPTRDGTVYVTAGGGGKDLYGFPSGVKESYEGHVTRDTPVDSFAWTRSRAQEPETVEWSRVRYRGFSLLRVEARTGGSPRLDVSALAQDGTRVDHFEVRRGA from the coding sequence ATGGACCTTCCCGACTTCGGCATTCCGCCCCGTCTGGCGCGCCGGATGAGCATGGCCGAGCAGCACGAGTACCTGCGGACGAAGCTGACCAGGCGGCGCACGCTGGTGACGGCGGGCGCCGTGGCCGGCGGCCTGCTGGCCGGCTGCGCGGGCCCGGGGACGAAGGAGCGCCAGGCGGCGGACCCGAAGGGCCACCGGCCGTCCGGCTCCCCCGCGACGGCACCGGCGAGCGGCACGGTGCACGGCTCGGCCGTCGTGCCGTTCGGCCGCCATCTGGCGTTCGGCGCCGACCCGAGGACCGGGATGCGGGTCTCCTGGCAGCTGCCGCTCGCCGTGCGGAAGCCGTTCGCGCGGATCGGGACGGCGCCGGACGCGCTGGACCGGCGCGTCGAGGCGGAGATCCGGGACCTGCACACGCCGGCGCTGACCGGCGTGCGCCCGGCGTTCGAGCAGTACTACGCGCACGCCGCCGTGGACGGCCTGCTCCCCGGCACCACCTACTACTACGGCGTCGGCCACGACGGCTTCGACCCGACGGCCGCCGAGCACCGCGCGGCGATCGGTTCGTTCCGCACCGCGCCCGCGCGCCCCGAGTCGTTCGTCTTCACCGCCTTCGGCGACCAGGGCGTCAGCCAGGCGGCCGCGGCCAACGACGATGTGATCCTGCGCCAGAAGCCCGCCTTCCATCTGCACGCGGGCGACATCTGCTACGCCGACGTCAACGGCCAGGGCAAGACGTCGGACGGCTACGACCCCGGCTACTGGGACCTGTTCCTGAAGCAGAACGAGCCGGTGGCGCGGACCGTGCCGTGGATGGTGACGACCGGCAACCACGACATGGAGGCCTGGTACTCGCCCGACGGCTACGGCGGCCAGCTGGCCCGCTGGTCGCTGCCCGACACCGGGTTCGACCCGCGCACCGCGCCGGGCGTGTACGCGTTCACCTACGGCAACGTCGGGTTCGTCGCGCTGGACGCCAACGACGTGTCCTGGGAGATCCCGGCCAACCTGGGCTGCTCGGGCGGCCGGCAGACGGCGTGGCTCGACAGGGAGCTGACCCGGCTGCGGGCGGCCGACGGCGTCGACTTCGTCGTCGTCTTCTTCCACCACTGCGCGTACTCGACGTCCACGCACGCCTCGGACGGCGGGGTGCGGGCCGCGTGGCTGCCGCTGTTCGCGAAGCACCAGGTGGATCTGGTGATCAACGGCCACAACCATGTCTATGAGCGGACCGACGCGATCCGGGACGGCGCGGTGGGCCGTCCGGTGCCGATCGGCGGGTCGACCGACCCGACCAGGGACGGGACGGTGTACGTGACGGCGGGCGGCGGCGGCAAGGACCTGTACGGCTTCCCGTCGGGCGTGAAGGAGAGCTACGAGGGGCACGTCACCCGCGACACGCCCGTGGACAGCTTCGCGTGGACGAGGTCGCGGGCCCAGGAGCCGGAGACCGTGGAGTGGTCGCGGGTGCGCTACCGGGGGTTCTCGCTGCTGCGGGTGGAGGCGCGGACGGGCGGTTCACCGCGCCTCGATGTGTCGGCGCTCGCGCAGGACGGCACCCGGGTCGATCACTTCGAGGTGCGGCGCGGGGCGTGA
- a CDS encoding 3-isopropylmalate dehydrogenase yields MSRSIDLAVIPGDGIGQEVVTEGLKVLSAVLPQDVKLETKEFDFGARRYHATGETLTDADLDALKGHDAILLGAIGDPSVPSGVLERGFLLKLRFAFDHHVNLRPSKLLPGVATPLAGEPRIDFVVVREGTEGPYTGNGGTIRKGTEHEVATEVSVNTAFGVERVVRDAFARAQARPRKKLTLVHKNNVLTFAGHLWTNVFNRVAAEFPDVTTDYIHVDAATIYLVTDPGRFDVIVTDNLFGDIITDLAAAVSGGIGVAASGNINPSGAFPSMFEPVHGSAPDIAGQGKADPTATVLSVALLLRHLGYEAEAGRIEEAVSADLAERTGNPARSTSQIGDALAERVAG; encoded by the coding sequence ATGTCTCGCAGCATCGATCTCGCAGTGATTCCCGGTGACGGCATCGGCCAGGAAGTCGTCACCGAGGGCCTGAAGGTCCTCTCCGCCGTCCTTCCGCAGGATGTGAAGCTGGAGACCAAGGAGTTCGACTTCGGCGCCCGGCGCTACCACGCCACCGGTGAGACCCTCACCGACGCCGACCTCGACGCCCTCAAGGGGCACGACGCGATCCTGCTCGGCGCCATCGGCGACCCGAGCGTGCCGTCCGGCGTGCTGGAGCGCGGCTTCCTGCTCAAGCTCCGCTTCGCCTTCGACCACCACGTCAACCTGCGCCCCAGCAAACTGCTCCCGGGAGTGGCCACCCCGCTCGCCGGTGAGCCGCGGATCGACTTCGTCGTGGTCCGCGAGGGCACCGAGGGCCCGTACACCGGCAACGGCGGCACCATCCGCAAGGGCACCGAGCACGAGGTCGCCACCGAGGTCTCCGTCAACACGGCGTTCGGTGTCGAGCGGGTCGTCCGCGACGCCTTCGCCCGCGCCCAGGCCCGCCCCCGCAAGAAGCTCACGCTGGTCCACAAGAACAACGTGCTGACCTTCGCGGGCCACCTGTGGACGAACGTCTTCAACCGCGTCGCGGCCGAGTTCCCCGACGTCACCACCGACTACATCCACGTCGATGCCGCGACCATCTACCTGGTCACCGACCCCGGCCGGTTCGACGTCATCGTCACCGACAACCTCTTCGGCGACATCATCACCGACCTCGCCGCGGCCGTCTCGGGCGGCATCGGCGTCGCCGCCAGCGGGAACATCAACCCGTCCGGCGCGTTCCCCTCGATGTTCGAGCCGGTGCACGGCTCCGCACCCGACATCGCGGGCCAGGGCAAGGCCGACCCCACCGCCACGGTCCTGTCCGTCGCCCTCCTGCTGCGCCACCTCGGCTACGAGGCCGAGGCCGGCCGGATCGAGGAGGCCGTCTCCGCCGACCTCGCGGAGCGCACCGGCAACCCTGCCCGCAGCACGTCGCAGATCGGCGACGCGCTCGCGGAACGCGTAGCCGGCTGA
- a CDS encoding branched-chain amino acid aminotransferase, producing MTTPTIELKPSASPLSAAERDAILVAPGFGRHFTDHMVTIRWTEGRGWHDGQLVPYGPLSLDPANMTLHYAQEIFEGLKAYRQPDGSVATFRPEKNATRFQASARRLGMPELPVETFIEACDVLVRQDAAWVPAHGGEESLYLRPFMIATEVGLGVKPANEYLFLVIASPAGAYFPGGVRPVSIWLSEDRVRAVPGGVGDAKTGGNYAASLLAQAEAAAKGCEQVCYLDAVEHRWVEELGGMNLYFVYGDRIVTPGLTGSILEGVTRDSLLTVARDLGYTAEEGRVSVEQWQRDAENGSLTEVFACGTAAVITPVGTVKRESAEWRQSGGEPGEVTLKLRSALLDVQRGITPDRHGWMHRLG from the coding sequence ATGACGACGCCCACGATCGAGCTCAAGCCCTCCGCCAGCCCGCTCTCCGCCGCCGAGCGCGACGCGATCCTGGTGGCCCCCGGGTTCGGCCGCCACTTCACCGACCACATGGTGACGATCCGGTGGACCGAGGGCCGCGGCTGGCACGACGGCCAGCTCGTCCCGTACGGCCCGCTCTCCCTCGACCCGGCGAACATGACCCTGCACTACGCGCAGGAGATCTTCGAGGGCCTCAAGGCGTACCGCCAGCCCGACGGTTCGGTGGCGACCTTCCGCCCGGAGAAGAACGCCACGCGCTTCCAGGCCTCCGCCCGCCGCCTCGGCATGCCCGAGCTGCCGGTCGAGACGTTCATCGAGGCGTGCGACGTGCTGGTCCGCCAGGACGCGGCCTGGGTCCCGGCGCACGGCGGCGAGGAGTCCCTCTACCTGCGCCCGTTCATGATCGCGACCGAGGTCGGTCTCGGTGTGAAGCCCGCCAACGAGTACCTCTTCCTGGTCATCGCCTCCCCGGCCGGCGCCTACTTCCCCGGCGGGGTGCGGCCGGTGTCGATCTGGCTCTCCGAGGACCGGGTGCGCGCGGTCCCCGGCGGTGTGGGCGACGCCAAGACCGGCGGCAACTACGCGGCCTCCCTGCTGGCCCAGGCCGAGGCCGCGGCCAAGGGCTGCGAGCAGGTCTGCTACCTCGACGCCGTCGAGCACCGGTGGGTCGAGGAACTCGGCGGGATGAACCTGTACTTCGTGTACGGCGACCGGATCGTCACCCCCGGCCTCACCGGCTCCATCCTGGAGGGCGTCACCCGCGACTCGCTCCTCACCGTCGCCCGTGACCTCGGCTACACCGCCGAGGAGGGCCGCGTCTCGGTCGAGCAGTGGCAGCGCGACGCGGAGAACGGCAGCCTCACCGAGGTCTTCGCCTGCGGCACCGCCGCCGTCATCACCCCGGTCGGCACGGTCAAGCGGGAGAGCGCCGAGTGGCGGCAGTCGGGCGGCGAGCCCGGCGAGGTCACGCTCAAGCTGCGCTCCGCCCTGCTGGACGTCCAGCGGGGCATCACGCCCGACCGGCACGGCTGGATGCACCGGCTCGGCTAG